The sequence below is a genomic window from Mycobacterium spongiae.
GTTGGTTAAACCGATGTAGGTGGTGGCGAACCCGCTCGACGACGCGGGCCAGACGGGCGGGCGGAACCTTCATTGCGGTGGACAGAACACTCTCCTTATTCACGTGTTGTTATTAACGTTTTGTTCAGTTATTGTTTTCGTTTTGTTAACTACTTTGGTATACTGTCCCTTGCGTCAACGGCCCTTGGGTCGAGCGGCTGTCTTAGTGCGATGTGAATAGCGCACGACGAAGCCGCAGCTTTGTTGTGCTATCCCAATCCCCTAGGTTCCGCTCGACGAGCGATCATGCCAAGAAGCGCGCAATGATGTGAACGCCTTCCAGGCAACTTTCAGCTAACTTTGCTCAAATGCTCAGGTAGATCCGAGGACCGGGCCTAGCCCGCCGATGGCGGGCGCGTCATCACCGTGAGGCGCGTTCCGTAGCGGGGACCCGGTCCTGCGGCGCCTCTGCCCGATCCGCCAATCGGCATGCCTGAAACCACGTTCCCGCTGGAGCCGACTTCGGCGGGCTCGACCACGTCGTTGACGAACTTGGACACGGTGGTGGGTGCCGTCGCCGGGGTCGCTCCGGCCCAGCTTGCTGGTACCGACAGCTTGCCGACCGTGCTGGCTTGGGCTAGACCGGCGGATACTGGTCCACCGCCGGTCAGTCCGGCTGCGCCCGCGGCGGTCGCGGCGGCCCCCGGCACGGCGGCTGCCGAGCCGGCATCCCCCAAAGTACTTGCGGTCGCGGCAAAGAAGCTGGTTATGCCGGCCCCGAAGAAGGGCAAGCCAAGTGTGTCGTAGAAGAAGTTCGCGAACGGCGCATACCACTCCAAGAACCGTTCGATCGGTCCCGCTGTTGATGAAGCGGCAGAGGCCAGCGGTGACGTGAGGTCCTGCAGGACGGCCGGCAACTCCGAAATCAGCTTGGCCAGCGTGGTTTGCGTCGTTCCGGCGGTGGTGGGGCTGGTGGTTGGCGGCGGCGGCTCGAACGGCGTCACGGCAGTTGCCGTCGCCGCGGCACCCGCGTACTCATACATCGCCTCCGCATCACGCGACCACATCTGGGCGTACTGCGCTTCAGTGGCGGCGATCGCGGCGGTGTTTTGGCCCACAATGTTCGTCGAAACGAGCGCGGCCAAGTCAGTGCGGTTAGCGGCGATCTGGGGCGGGGGAACCATTGCGTCGAGCGCGGATTCGTACGCGGCGGCAGCGGCGCGGGCCTTGGCGGCGGATTGCTCGGTCGCTGCGGCGGTGTCACGCATCCACATCACATAGGGCATGACAGCATCGGCCATCGCCGCTGAGGAAGGGCCCAGCCACCCTTCGCTATGCAGCGTGGTGATCACAGTCTCGTACGCCTCTGCGGCAGAGGTTAGCTCGGCGGCCAACCCGCTCCAGACCGACGCGGCCGCCAGCATCGGCGTCGATCCTGGACCGGAATACAGGCGAGTGGAGTTGATCTCGGGAGGTAATGTTCCAAAATCCATCGCTACGAGTGCCTCATCTTGATTGTTGGAATTGCCATCTCGGTTCCTCCTGACTAGCTCTGTGCTGCGATGCTCCTTGCTGCGATGCCCGTGGGTCTATCCAGCGGCGGGCGGTCGAGACATCACGATGTGCCGTATCCCGTATCGGCGTCGGGCGAACGTTGCGGTGCGATCGTTGTCGGGCATGTTCGGGACCACAGCGGTAGGTGCATCAGGGTGAGCAGCGGTGACGATGCCGCGTGACATTCCCTCATGGGCGACGACATTCAAGGGTTGCGCCGAAGTTGTCCAGCTCCGCGGCACGGCCAACATCCCAAGCCTGTCGCCCTGTCCGATGAGTGCTGACACTGGTGCCGGTGCGACCCGTGCTACTTCTTGAATCGGGGAGATGCCAAGGGCAGCGGCTGCCGCGGCAGCCCCGTCGTCGGTGATCACTTGTTGGGCAAACAGGAAGCCCAACTGAACGATTCCCGCGCCGAAGTAGGTCAATCCCCAGGTGTTGACCAAGGTGTTCCAGTCGTTGGTTGGCAGGATGGGCTTCGGATGCCCACCGGAAGGACCTCTGGCTTTGGCGACGGTCGCAGCCTGTCCAGTACGCCCGGTGTCTGCCGTGTTTGGCGGTAATCCAAACGGGCTCAACGCCGAGGCAGTCGCCGAGGAGCTGGCGTAGGCGTACATGGCGGTGGCGTCGATGGCCCAGAACTCGAGGTACTCAGCCTCGGTGGCCGCGATCAACGGTGTGTTCTGACCGAAGAGATTGGTCGCGATGAGGGCGCGCAACAACACGCGGTTGGCTGCTATTGCCGGCGGGGGGATAGTCATCCCGAACGCCGTCTCGTACGCGCCCGCGGCCACCCTTGCCTGGATACCGGTCTGCTCGGCTTGTTCGGCCGTGTCGCTCAACCAGGTGATGTAGGGCGCGACTGCGGCGAGCATGGCCGCGGACGCAGGCCCCGACCAGGGCAAGCTCGTCAACTCCGCGAGGACCGAACCGCATCGACTCGCCGCGTCGCACAGTTCTGACGCCAGTTCGTCCCAGGCTGTCGCGGCGGCCATGAGCGGTCCCGATCCCGGGCCGGAGTACATCCGGCCGGAGTTGATCTCCGGCGGCAGTTCTGCAAAATCCGATACCACTGCGGCGGGCGGCACGCAGCCATTGGCGTCAGGCCCTGGTGGGCGGACGTCAATAGCCATCGAAGAACCCTTCCCAATAGTGATAAACGAACGCAGCAGAGAGATTCGAGACGGGCTGCCGCTACGATGCCGACGAGCTAGTCGTGGGCTGCGAGAACGTGCTCGGATCGCTTGTCGGTGGACAGGCACAGGGAACAGACGTGTGCGTCATGGCTCTGGCAAGCCGCCATGTCGGGGCGCTCAAAATCCTCAAAGCAAACATGGCAGTTCAGCTGGTCGGCCGAGGGGTTGCCGTGCGCGTCGTACATGGGTAGATCGATGCCGTCGTGCGTGCGTCGCAAGTAGTACTTGCCCTTGGTGGCGATCGCGAGAAGTGGTGGCATGACGAGCGCGACGGCGATTGCCACCAACGGTGAGTAGGGCCGCAGCGCCTCGCCCAGGCCGCCGAAGAACGCGAGGATCGACAGCCCCGCTGCCAACGACATCGACCCGAAGCCGACCGGGTTGACGGCATACAACATTCCGCGGCGGAATTCGGGCTTCTTCGGCGAGAGACCGAGGAGGTACTTGTTGAACACGATATCGGAGGCCACCGTCACGACCCATGCCATACCGCAATTGGCGTAGAATCCGAGGATCGTGTTGAGGAAGTCAAACATATTGGCTTCCATCAGAATCAAGGCGATTGTGAGATTGACACCCAGGAACACGACACGCCCGGGGTAGTGTTTGGTGACGCGGGTGAACGAATTGGTCCACGCCAGCGAACCCGAATACGCATTCGTCACGTTGATCTTGATCTGGCTGAGCACGACCAGAACCACCGCAAGTGTCAGCGCCAACCACGCCGGCATGAAGTTGCGGTATACCTGCATGAACTGATGCACCGGCAGGTTCGCGATCGCAGCGCCCCCAGCGACATTGGAAATCAGATATACGGCCAGGAACAGCCCGATGATCTGCTTGGTGGCGCCGAACACAACCCAGCCGGGACCGGCGAACAACATCCAGGTCCACCATCTGCGCGAATTCTCCGGCGTGCGCGGTGGCATGAAACGTAGGTAGTCGATTTGTTCGGCAATTTGAGCGATAAGGGCCAAGCACACGCCTGCCGCCAGCAGTACTGAGCCGAGGTGGACACCGCCGTCTCCGCTCTTGCCGGCGTAGGCGAAGAATTGCCCGACCGAGTACGGATGGTTGATCACGAGGTAGCCGAACGGGGCCACCATCAGCAACAACCACAGTGGGGTGGTCCAAAGCTGAAGCTGGGACAACACTTTCATGCCGTACATCACCAGCGGAAAGACCACCAGAGTCGAGCAGGCGTAGCCCAGCCA
It includes:
- a CDS encoding PPE family protein gives rise to the protein MDFGTLPPEINSTRLYSGPGSTPMLAAASVWSGLAAELTSAAEAYETVITTLHSEGWLGPSSAAMADAVMPYVMWMRDTAAATEQSAAKARAAAAAYESALDAMVPPPQIAANRTDLAALVSTNIVGQNTAAIAATEAQYAQMWSRDAEAMYEYAGAAATATAVTPFEPPPPTTSPTTAGTTQTTLAKLISELPAVLQDLTSPLASAASSTAGPIERFLEWYAPFANFFYDTLGLPFFGAGITSFFAATASTLGDAGSAAAVPGAAATAAGAAGLTGGGPVSAGLAQASTVGKLSVPASWAGATPATAPTTVSKFVNDVVEPAEVGSSGNVVSGMPIGGSGRGAAGPGPRYGTRLTVMTRPPSAG
- a CDS encoding PPE family protein, whose protein sequence is MAIDVRPPGPDANGCVPPAAVVSDFAELPPEINSGRMYSGPGSGPLMAAATAWDELASELCDAASRCGSVLAELTSLPWSGPASAAMLAAVAPYITWLSDTAEQAEQTGIQARVAAGAYETAFGMTIPPPAIAANRVLLRALIATNLFGQNTPLIAATEAEYLEFWAIDATAMYAYASSSATASALSPFGLPPNTADTGRTGQAATVAKARGPSGGHPKPILPTNDWNTLVNTWGLTYFGAGIVQLGFLFAQQVITDDGAAAAAAALGISPIQEVARVAPAPVSALIGQGDRLGMLAVPRSWTTSAQPLNVVAHEGMSRGIVTAAHPDAPTAVVPNMPDNDRTATFARRRYGIRHIVMSRPPAAG
- a CDS encoding purine-cytosine permease family protein, producing MLGSDTEAIRSAPTDLEGPVAATRETLEDYTLRFAPRSYRRWSPAVVGISALGGIAYLADFAIGANVGIAWGTANALWGIGLFATVVFITGLPLAYYAARYNIDLDLITRGSGFGYYGSVVTNVIFATFTFIFFALEGSIMAQGLNLGLHVPLWLGYACSTLVVFPLVMYGMKVLSQLQLWTTPLWLLLMVAPFGYLVINHPYSVGQFFAYAGKSGDGGVHLGSVLLAAGVCLALIAQIAEQIDYLRFMPPRTPENSRRWWTWMLFAGPGWVVFGATKQIIGLFLAVYLISNVAGGAAIANLPVHQFMQVYRNFMPAWLALTLAVVLVVLSQIKINVTNAYSGSLAWTNSFTRVTKHYPGRVVFLGVNLTIALILMEANMFDFLNTILGFYANCGMAWVVTVASDIVFNKYLLGLSPKKPEFRRGMLYAVNPVGFGSMSLAAGLSILAFFGGLGEALRPYSPLVAIAVALVMPPLLAIATKGKYYLRRTHDGIDLPMYDAHGNPSADQLNCHVCFEDFERPDMAACQSHDAHVCSLCLSTDKRSEHVLAAHD